In Fibrobacter sp. UWB5, a single window of DNA contains:
- a CDS encoding BatD family protein → MENDSLNVENVVADSVQSAGASDSVVAAPEIEMPTPEQLGISISAGPQGGMPAVTVGDTFEFPVTVSWGVQGSALLVVPTGTANAKGLTQVGMSQESARSVKDGKEVASITFTYKILAADTGNLHIPAMRFEIPTQMGQPLDLRSESVDVRVNEPFNPLPLAVGLIVAVCVLLAGLWRVKRRAAVREAAAAKNAAEDALRERMMVLKQRVNTADSREWLLELESICKEYVAGKFGMAASAVNLDNLVKDGKLEGWESLVEEFAHARYGGGKRDGFENKETWKGAMTLMGISEED, encoded by the coding sequence ATGGAAAACGATTCTTTGAATGTGGAAAATGTGGTGGCGGATTCGGTGCAGTCTGCTGGCGCTAGCGATAGTGTTGTCGCGGCGCCGGAGATCGAAATGCCGACGCCGGAACAGCTCGGGATTTCGATTTCCGCGGGGCCGCAAGGTGGAATGCCCGCGGTGACCGTGGGCGACACGTTTGAATTCCCGGTGACGGTTTCTTGGGGCGTGCAAGGGAGTGCGCTTTTGGTGGTGCCGACGGGCACGGCGAATGCGAAGGGCCTGACTCAGGTGGGCATGTCGCAGGAATCGGCGCGCTCTGTGAAAGACGGCAAGGAAGTGGCCTCGATTACGTTTACCTACAAGATTTTGGCTGCCGATACGGGCAACTTGCATATTCCGGCGATGCGGTTCGAGATTCCGACGCAAATGGGGCAACCGCTCGATTTGCGGAGCGAAAGCGTGGATGTGCGCGTGAATGAACCGTTTAACCCGCTTCCGCTTGCCGTTGGGCTTATTGTGGCCGTTTGCGTGCTTTTGGCGGGCCTGTGGCGCGTGAAACGCCGTGCTGCCGTGCGAGAGGCTGCCGCGGCTAAAAACGCTGCAGAAGATGCCTTGCGTGAACGCATGATGGTTCTCAAGCAGCGCGTGAATACGGCAGATAGCCGCGAATGGCTCCTGGAGCTCGAAAGCATTTGCAAGGAATACGTGGCGGGAAAATTCGGAATGGCCGCCTCCGCGGTCAACCTCGACAACCTTGTGAAAGATGGAAAGCTCGAAGGCTGGGAATCGCTTGTAGAAGAATTCGCGCACGCCCGCTACGGTGGAGGCAAGCGCGATGGTTTTGAAAACAAGGAAACCTGGAAAGGTGCCATGACCCTTATGGGAATTTCTGAAGAAGACTAA
- a CDS encoding glycosyl hydrolase family 8 has product MQIKKLLAPMFAPLVLSAAFGLMACGDDSSAAPANPVVDPSTDPSLIPTDPSTNPSVNPTDSSTNPTVTPTDPTPTPVVVDPTAPWTPTVALASTANTAYPATVYQAWKPFHFVTFEEESVYYADIAQDYADIFFPEFLPAGRVIWSSQTTGYYAKQCQDKNSTVPGMKARGCTVSEGTGYGMLLTYFNGDEDAFIRLWNYSRAYRAYNSTSTVPVYLTPWITFSFHYNEIDNSSATDADLDIATSLVLMYYKTQNQAYLADALNIIGAIWDHEVNKTTLLLYSGDTDVWNGGNGKEVVYNPSYFSPVALRLFAMVDLNHNWAGVLDAMYAYMAKIQTAGTGVFPDWSNDAGVAAIPNNGSADNTYWTFNKESVRIPWRIAWDYYWFQDPRALAILNTLNAFIVAKSAGDPSSTALATNYSWDPAKKDITTATVPSHWLSAWCATGLGTNPTWLESCTALVNAKVPSNSGSSYFTDILLGMYSALLNGAFVRPF; this is encoded by the coding sequence ATGCAGATTAAAAAACTTTTAGCTCCGATGTTTGCCCCTCTGGTTTTAAGTGCGGCATTTGGTTTAATGGCTTGTGGCGATGATTCGTCGGCAGCTCCTGCTAATCCGGTTGTAGATCCTTCGACCGACCCTTCTTTGATTCCGACAGACCCCTCCACGAATCCGTCTGTGAACCCGACGGATTCCAGCACGAATCCGACTGTGACTCCGACCGATCCGACGCCGACGCCGGTGGTTGTTGATCCGACGGCTCCGTGGACTCCGACGGTGGCTCTTGCCTCTACCGCCAATACGGCTTATCCGGCAACGGTTTACCAGGCTTGGAAGCCTTTCCACTTTGTCACGTTTGAAGAAGAATCTGTTTATTATGCTGACATTGCCCAAGATTATGCAGACATTTTCTTCCCGGAATTTCTGCCTGCGGGTCGTGTCATTTGGTCTTCCCAGACTACGGGCTATTACGCCAAGCAATGCCAAGACAAGAACTCTACTGTTCCTGGCATGAAGGCCCGTGGTTGCACGGTGTCTGAAGGCACGGGTTACGGCATGCTGTTGACCTATTTCAATGGTGATGAGGACGCGTTCATTCGCTTGTGGAATTACTCCAGGGCTTATCGTGCGTACAATTCTACATCGACAGTTCCGGTTTATTTGACTCCGTGGATTACGTTCAGTTTCCACTATAATGAAATTGACAATTCCAGTGCTACGGATGCCGACTTGGATATCGCGACTTCGTTGGTGTTGATGTACTACAAGACCCAGAACCAGGCATACCTTGCTGACGCCTTGAATATCATTGGCGCCATTTGGGACCACGAAGTCAATAAGACAACCCTGTTGCTTTACTCTGGCGATACGGATGTCTGGAACGGTGGTAACGGCAAGGAAGTTGTTTACAACCCGAGCTATTTCTCTCCGGTGGCCCTCCGCTTGTTTGCCATGGTGGACCTGAACCACAACTGGGCTGGTGTGCTTGATGCTATGTATGCTTACATGGCTAAGATTCAGACGGCTGGTACCGGCGTGTTCCCCGATTGGAGTAATGACGCTGGTGTTGCGGCTATTCCGAATAACGGTTCTGCTGACAATACTTACTGGACCTTCAATAAGGAATCCGTGCGTATCCCGTGGCGTATCGCATGGGACTACTACTGGTTCCAGGATCCGAGAGCGCTCGCTATCTTGAATACCTTGAATGCGTTCATTGTGGCCAAGTCCGCTGGCGATCCGTCTAGCACAGCTCTTGCAACGAACTACTCTTGGGATCCGGCTAAGAAGGATATTACCACTGCGACTGTTCCGTCACACTGGCTTTCGGCATGGTGCGCAACGGGTCTTGGTACCAACCCGACTTGGCTTGAATCTTGCACGGCCTTGGTCAATGCAAAGGTTCCGTCCAATAGCGGTAGCAGCTACTTTACCGATATTCTGCTTGGAATGTATAGCGCCTTGCTGAACGGTGCTTTTGTAAGACCGTTCTAA
- a CDS encoding T9SS type A sorting domain-containing protein: protein MNKKILTASAFLAAASMSFGFETWMGDGMVYQINTELDAGGEKSGYWFNYGDDADGGASTVTWPVDKGTEWSADALDPIIDYCGGVCGTFKLSKGTLTYDPFVGIGFNVAGSEDADSEVMVAADATAMGGVCIAYSVDVGASLEMGLGDAEDKALGYDNPFVTLAKSTAGTVKEFAWSGFKQAGWGDGKITGDEAATKLVALKFKIQAKDGTTGSFNIMSIGANGGGCAVTQAAIGAKAIAGSLKAQLSGRTLSFGKSVAKAEIVNLQGQVVMAASSVKTMDLSKLQAGVYMVRAMGLSQQIMLK, encoded by the coding sequence ATGAACAAGAAAATTCTTACTGCTTCTGCCTTCCTGGCTGCAGCTTCGATGTCTTTCGGCTTCGAAACCTGGATGGGTGACGGCATGGTCTACCAGATCAACACTGAACTCGACGCTGGTGGCGAAAAGTCCGGTTACTGGTTCAACTATGGTGACGACGCCGATGGTGGTGCTTCCACTGTTACTTGGCCGGTTGATAAGGGTACCGAATGGTCTGCTGACGCACTCGACCCGATCATCGACTACTGCGGCGGTGTTTGCGGTACCTTCAAGTTGAGCAAGGGTACTTTGACTTATGACCCGTTCGTTGGTATCGGCTTTAACGTTGCTGGTAGCGAAGACGCTGATTCTGAAGTGATGGTCGCTGCTGACGCTACCGCTATGGGCGGTGTTTGCATCGCTTACTCCGTTGACGTGGGCGCAAGCCTCGAAATGGGTCTCGGCGACGCTGAAGACAAGGCTCTCGGCTACGACAACCCGTTTGTGACTCTCGCCAAGTCTACTGCTGGTACCGTGAAGGAATTCGCATGGTCCGGCTTCAAGCAGGCTGGCTGGGGCGACGGCAAGATTACCGGTGACGAAGCTGCTACTAAGCTCGTTGCTCTGAAGTTCAAGATCCAGGCTAAGGATGGTACTACTGGTAGCTTCAACATCATGTCCATCGGTGCTAACGGTGGTGGATGCGCTGTTACTCAGGCTGCTATCGGTGCCAAGGCTATCGCTGGCTCTCTCAAGGCTCAGCTCTCTGGCCGTACCCTCTCCTTCGGCAAGTCTGTTGCCAAGGCTGAAATCGTGAACCTCCAGGGCCAGGTCGTGATGGCTGCTTCCTCCGTGAAGACCATGGACCTCTCCAAGCTCCAGGCTGGTGTCTACATGGTTCGCGCTATGGGTCTCTCTCAGCAGATCATGCTGAAGTAA
- a CDS encoding GNAT family N-acetyltransferase, which translates to MKIIRVTKESERAGAYYVRMAAMMRKYQIPLDAEIDAHDGESCHYILALDDIYPVATCRWFEVRDGVAEIGRVVVLPEYRGKHLGQAVVAEAEKWMREVGVKKVEISSRVNVADFYEKMGYRFNESGKAHHDTFECVFMEKVL; encoded by the coding sequence ATGAAAATTATTCGCGTTACAAAAGAAAGCGAACGGGCTGGTGCTTACTATGTGCGCATGGCTGCGATGATGCGTAAGTACCAGATTCCTCTTGATGCTGAAATCGATGCGCATGATGGCGAGAGCTGTCATTACATTTTGGCGCTGGACGATATTTACCCGGTGGCCACTTGCCGCTGGTTTGAAGTTCGCGATGGCGTTGCCGAAATTGGGCGCGTCGTGGTGCTGCCGGAATATCGTGGCAAACATTTAGGCCAGGCCGTTGTTGCTGAGGCTGAAAAGTGGATGCGCGAAGTTGGCGTCAAGAAAGTCGAAATTTCGAGTCGCGTGAATGTCGCAGATTTCTATGAAAAAATGGGCTACCGCTTCAACGAAAGCGGTAAAGCCCATCATGACACGTTTGAGTGCGTGTTTATGGAAAAAGTTCTTTGA
- a CDS encoding T9SS type A sorting domain-containing protein — MNKKILTASAFLAAASMSFGFETWVGDAMVYQINTELDAGGEKSGYWFNYGDDADGGASTITWPVPKGTEWSADALDPIIDHCGGVCGTFKLSKGTLTYDPFVGVGFNIAGSEDADSDVMVAADATAMGGVCIAYSVDVGASLEMGLGDAEDKALGYDNPFVTLTKSTAGTVKDFTWANFKQAGWGDGKITGDEAAAKLVALKFKIQAKDGTTGYFNVMTIGASGGCGVCCGVGDKAIAGSLKAQLSGRTLSFGKSVAKAEIVNLQGQVVMAASSVKTMDLSKLQAGVYMVRAMGLSQQIMLK; from the coding sequence ATGAACAAGAAAATCCTTACTGCATCTGCCTTTCTGGCTGCAGCTTCGATGTCGTTTGGCTTCGAAACTTGGGTTGGTGACGCCATGGTCTACCAGATTAACACTGAACTCGACGCTGGTGGCGAAAAGTCCGGTTACTGGTTCAACTATGGTGACGACGCCGATGGTGGTGCTTCTACTATTACTTGGCCGGTTCCGAAGGGCACTGAATGGTCTGCTGACGCACTCGACCCGATCATCGACCATTGCGGCGGTGTTTGCGGTACCTTCAAGTTGAGCAAGGGTACCTTGACTTATGACCCGTTCGTTGGAGTTGGCTTTAACATTGCCGGTAGCGAAGACGCTGATTCTGACGTTATGGTTGCTGCTGACGCTACCGCTATGGGCGGTGTCTGCATCGCTTACTCTGTTGACGTGGGCGCAAGCCTCGAAATGGGTCTCGGCGACGCTGAAGACAAGGCTCTCGGCTACGACAACCCGTTTGTGACTCTCACCAAGTCTACTGCTGGTACCGTGAAGGATTTCACTTGGGCCAACTTCAAGCAGGCTGGCTGGGGCGACGGCAAGATTACCGGTGACGAAGCTGCTGCTAAGCTCGTTGCCCTAAAGTTCAAGATCCAGGCTAAGGATGGTACCACTGGTTACTTCAACGTTATGACCATCGGAGCTAGCGGTGGTTGCGGGGTATGTTGTGGGGTCGGTGACAAGGCTATCGCTGGCTCTCTCAAGGCTCAGCTCTCTGGCCGTACCCTTTCCTTCGGCAAGTCTGTTGCCAAGGCTGAAATCGTGAACCTCCAGGGCCAGGTCGTGATGGCTGCTTCCTCCGTGAAGACCATGGACCTCTCCAAGCTCCAGGCTGGTGTCTACATGGTTCGCGCTATGGGTCTCTCTCAGCAGATCATGCTGAAGTAA
- a CDS encoding multidrug efflux SMR transporter, producing MLNYIFLILAIIAEAAGTTLLKMSEQFTKLVPSIASLACYVASLYLLSLCLRTIPIGIAYATWSALGIALITISGIFFFKQMPDLGAIIGLVLIISGVAVLNLFSKMDIH from the coding sequence ATGCTCAACTACATATTCCTTATTCTCGCCATTATCGCGGAGGCGGCCGGCACCACGCTCCTCAAGATGTCGGAGCAGTTCACCAAACTCGTCCCTTCCATTGCCTCGCTGGCCTGCTACGTGGCATCACTCTACCTGCTGAGTCTTTGTCTGCGCACCATCCCCATCGGCATCGCATATGCCACCTGGTCGGCACTCGGCATCGCCCTCATTACAATAAGCGGCATCTTCTTTTTCAAGCAGATGCCGGATTTGGGCGCCATTATCGGACTCGTCCTGATTATTTCAGGCGTTGCCGTGCTGAATCTATTCTCGAAGATGGATATCCACTAG
- a CDS encoding MoxR family ATPase, whose product MDIQELSEKVRQQSAFCMNLLREVEGTVIGQKALVESILTGILADGHVLLEGLPGLAKTTAVKAFADAVSLDFKRIQFTPDLLPADLLGTTIYNAKEAKFETRKGPLFTNLVLADEINRAPSKVQSALLEAMQERHITIGDETFKLDEPFLVLATQNPIEQEGTYPLPEAQVDRFLLKVKVSYPNKADEMKILDAVAGAGLRQPQAVATKEDILAARQLVKQVYVDERVREYIVNLVLATRDPGSIKRSDLVGFVEVGASPRASIGLAQASKAHAFIQGRAYVTPEDVKAVAMEVLRHRIILSYEAEAEEVSAETVVQKILDSVEVP is encoded by the coding sequence ATGGATATTCAGGAACTTTCGGAAAAGGTTAGACAGCAGAGTGCTTTTTGCATGAACTTGCTGCGTGAAGTGGAAGGGACGGTGATTGGCCAGAAGGCTCTGGTCGAAAGCATTCTGACGGGTATTCTGGCCGATGGTCACGTGCTGCTGGAAGGTTTGCCGGGCCTTGCCAAGACGACTGCGGTGAAGGCTTTTGCCGATGCCGTTTCGTTGGATTTCAAGCGCATCCAGTTTACTCCTGACCTGTTGCCGGCCGACTTGCTGGGTACCACGATTTACAACGCGAAGGAAGCGAAGTTCGAGACGCGCAAGGGCCCGCTCTTTACGAACCTGGTGCTCGCCGATGAAATTAACCGTGCTCCGTCGAAGGTGCAGAGCGCCCTCCTCGAAGCGATGCAGGAACGCCATATCACCATTGGCGACGAGACGTTCAAGCTGGACGAGCCGTTCCTGGTGCTTGCCACGCAGAACCCCATCGAGCAGGAAGGTACGTATCCGCTGCCTGAAGCCCAGGTGGACCGTTTCCTGTTGAAGGTGAAGGTCAGCTACCCGAACAAGGCCGACGAAATGAAGATTTTGGACGCCGTTGCCGGTGCGGGCCTCCGTCAGCCGCAGGCTGTCGCCACGAAGGAAGACATTTTGGCCGCCCGCCAGCTGGTGAAGCAGGTGTACGTGGACGAACGCGTCCGCGAATACATCGTGAACCTGGTGCTTGCAACCCGCGATCCGGGCAGCATCAAGCGTAGCGACCTGGTGGGCTTTGTGGAAGTGGGCGCCTCTCCGCGTGCTTCTATCGGTCTTGCCCAGGCCTCGAAGGCCCACGCATTCATCCAGGGCCGTGCCTACGTGACGCCGGAAGACGTGAAGGCCGTCGCTATGGAAGTGCTCCGCCACCGCATTATCCTGAGTTACGAGGCCGAAGCGGAAGAAGTTTCTGCCGAAACTGTGGTGCAGAAGATTTTGGATAGCGTAGAAGTTCCGTAA
- a CDS encoding glycosyl hydrolase family 8, with product MPKKSLYNVLAAASIATLFATQAFAAPQYPFPQQMTYKYGNTATYVDPSVIQTHFNDWKSAWYEDMGNGTARIISPNDSTEMSVSEGIAYGMMIMVYMSSTQADHQSEFDKLWAYWKKYAGGSAAGMNWHVNNKSGNADNGSASDADIDAAFALIMASKQWNNATYLNDAKTLISWMKSKDMESDGRVKAGSNWNPALNPSYVIPAAFKLFADVTGDSFWETAVSTNLKHLSQCQNATSGLMPDWCDWTNHKAADNTGAAVSGGKGGFFDDAARTPWRMAMAYNWYGIKEAKQVNDKIVPWLEKSTYGDANMIWPGYSLDGTSCPYAFFTTSTYVGGLGLAMGSADDPKNYLESVYTVLANSEGAKKAGAYKGEKYYPATLNILYMLSMSGNMPNLYDMTGLTKYTQTKTRMPAAPNATLMPVNSGAAVWGYENWGTYADKYGVTVMVPDSGSSGVYQMADGRYIVSAEMRIASEPTYEAGVDLIYPFAGVALSFDKQDGYYDLSDLAAIRLTYTSQGVIRLAILDQQTILDNNEGGEPGFFLHPAAEGTTVNIGVTENDFGSSYEDYLQDKFVTPSWVSGGGNDRDMVMKAVRGLKFEPKMSKGGFGAITIYALELLDAQGQVITRLTNGNFDAISPKRAVNAQNAQIQGKNIVFSNMPSNAKLEIFDMNGNKIASTGLQKSGSLAIDQLVHAKGNYIAQIKGEGVQKSLRIRR from the coding sequence ATGCCTAAAAAATCTCTATATAATGTGCTAGCTGCAGCATCTATCGCCACGCTCTTTGCAACGCAGGCTTTCGCAGCACCGCAATACCCCTTCCCCCAACAAATGACATATAAGTACGGCAATACCGCAACGTATGTCGACCCGAGCGTCATCCAGACTCATTTCAATGACTGGAAAAGCGCCTGGTACGAAGACATGGGCAACGGAACCGCACGAATCATCAGCCCCAACGACAGTACCGAAATGTCGGTGTCCGAAGGCATTGCCTATGGCATGATGATCATGGTCTACATGTCGAGCACCCAGGCTGACCACCAAAGCGAATTTGACAAGCTGTGGGCCTACTGGAAAAAGTACGCCGGCGGCTCTGCCGCAGGCATGAACTGGCACGTGAACAATAAGAGCGGAAATGCCGACAACGGCTCTGCTTCTGACGCAGACATCGACGCCGCCTTCGCCTTGATCATGGCCTCCAAGCAGTGGAACAACGCCACCTACCTGAACGACGCCAAGACTCTTATCAGCTGGATGAAATCCAAGGACATGGAAAGCGACGGCCGCGTCAAGGCCGGTAGCAACTGGAACCCGGCCTTGAACCCCAGCTACGTGATTCCCGCCGCATTCAAGCTCTTTGCCGACGTCACCGGAGATTCCTTCTGGGAAACCGCCGTCAGCACAAACCTCAAGCATCTTTCGCAGTGCCAGAACGCCACTTCGGGCCTCATGCCCGACTGGTGCGATTGGACCAACCACAAGGCCGCCGACAATACGGGAGCCGCCGTTTCGGGTGGCAAGGGCGGATTCTTCGATGACGCCGCACGTACTCCCTGGCGCATGGCCATGGCCTACAACTGGTACGGAATCAAGGAAGCAAAGCAGGTGAACGACAAGATTGTCCCGTGGCTCGAAAAGTCGACCTACGGCGACGCCAATATGATTTGGCCGGGCTACTCTCTTGACGGCACAAGCTGCCCCTACGCCTTCTTCACCACCTCTACCTATGTCGGCGGACTCGGACTTGCCATGGGTTCTGCAGACGATCCCAAGAATTACCTGGAATCGGTCTACACGGTTCTTGCAAACTCCGAAGGCGCCAAGAAGGCCGGTGCCTACAAGGGCGAAAAGTACTACCCCGCCACGCTCAACATTCTGTACATGCTCTCCATGAGTGGCAACATGCCCAACCTTTACGACATGACAGGACTTACCAAGTACACCCAGACCAAGACCCGCATGCCGGCCGCCCCGAACGCCACCTTGATGCCGGTCAATTCCGGCGCTGCCGTATGGGGCTACGAAAACTGGGGCACCTACGCCGACAAGTACGGCGTCACGGTCATGGTTCCTGATTCCGGCAGCTCGGGCGTTTACCAGATGGCCGACGGCCGATACATCGTGAGCGCCGAAATGCGAATCGCCTCCGAACCCACCTACGAAGCAGGCGTCGACTTGATTTACCCGTTTGCAGGGGTAGCCCTTTCTTTCGACAAGCAAGACGGTTACTACGACCTTTCCGACCTCGCCGCCATCAGGCTCACCTACACGAGCCAGGGCGTTATCCGCTTGGCCATTCTAGACCAGCAGACCATCCTTGACAACAACGAAGGGGGCGAGCCCGGATTCTTCTTGCATCCGGCAGCCGAAGGCACGACCGTGAATATCGGGGTCACCGAAAACGATTTCGGATCCAGTTACGAAGACTACCTGCAAGACAAGTTTGTAACGCCTTCTTGGGTGAGCGGCGGCGGAAATGACCGCGACATGGTCATGAAGGCTGTCCGCGGACTCAAATTCGAGCCCAAAATGAGCAAGGGCGGCTTCGGCGCCATCACCATTTACGCCCTCGAACTCCTGGATGCCCAGGGTCAGGTGATCACCCGCCTTACGAACGGGAATTTCGACGCCATTAGCCCCAAACGTGCCGTAAACGCCCAAAATGCCCAAATTCAGGGCAAAAACATCGTTTTCAGCAACATGCCGAGCAACGCCAAGCTCGAAATCTTCGACATGAACGGCAACAAAATCGCCTCGACGGGCCTCCAGAAGTCCGGTTCCCTGGCCATTGACCAGCTAGTTCACGCCAAGGGCAACTACATCGCCCAAATCAAGGGCGAAGGCGTCCAAAAAAGTCTCCGTATTCGCAGGTAA
- a CDS encoding TfoX/Sxy family protein — protein sequence MPSSEKFRDHVLQQFKGELRVTTRKMMGEYILYADGKVFGGIYDDRLLVKPVAAALAMLPGAKKQLPYDGAKPMLRVTSEQIADSKFLAKLLDAMLPELPASAKKKK from the coding sequence ATGCCGAGTTCTGAAAAGTTTCGTGACCATGTTCTGCAGCAGTTCAAGGGAGAATTGCGTGTAACGACGCGTAAGATGATGGGCGAGTATATTCTGTATGCCGACGGGAAAGTTTTCGGCGGTATTTACGATGACCGCCTATTGGTAAAGCCTGTGGCTGCGGCCTTGGCGATGTTACCGGGTGCAAAGAAACAGTTGCCCTACGATGGTGCAAAGCCCATGCTCCGTGTGACCAGCGAGCAGATTGCCGATAGCAAGTTCCTGGCGAAACTCCTGGACGCGATGCTCCCTGAGTTGCCAGCCTCTGCGAAGAAGAAAAAGTAA